A section of the Synergistaceae bacterium genome encodes:
- a CDS encoding glycine/sarcosine/betaine reductase component B subunit, whose amino-acid sequence MRLELHRVFVNKLVFGNETGVAGGTLTINKKELLDLISEDERLGKNLDVDVAMPGDSVRIIPVKDVIEPRWKLEGKGQVFPGMISDVETAGEGKTLVLTGAAVVTTGKIVRFQEGIIDMSGPGADYTPYSKTCNIVLLLEPASSEMDKHDYEAACRMAGLKTAAYLARCCAGAKADRVDVFEHANIREAMGAHPGLPKVGYLYMLQTQGLLHDTYLYGVDVKKILPTILSPLEVMDGAIVSGNCVSACDKNSTYVHLNNPVIADMLKRHGKDFNFVTCIVTNENVTLADKRRSSDYAVKLAAMLGLDGIVITEEGFGNPDADLIMNCWKAERLGLKTALLTDEYAGQDGASQSLADSCVEGDACVTAGNANEVIVLPPMKKVLGVVEEANVIAGGWQGSLAADGTITVELQAITGATSELGYTKLGAYTI is encoded by the coding sequence TCGGAAGACGAGAGGCTGGGGAAAAACCTCGATGTCGATGTGGCCATGCCGGGAGACAGCGTTCGCATCATCCCGGTGAAGGACGTCATTGAGCCGCGCTGGAAACTGGAAGGCAAGGGGCAGGTTTTCCCCGGAATGATTTCCGATGTGGAAACCGCAGGTGAGGGAAAAACTCTTGTCCTGACCGGAGCGGCTGTCGTCACCACGGGGAAGATCGTTCGTTTCCAGGAGGGGATTATCGATATGTCCGGACCTGGAGCGGACTACACGCCTTATTCGAAAACCTGCAACATCGTGCTGCTTCTTGAGCCGGCGTCTTCCGAGATGGACAAGCACGACTACGAGGCCGCCTGTCGTATGGCGGGGCTGAAGACGGCCGCCTACCTGGCCCGCTGCTGCGCGGGCGCGAAGGCCGATCGGGTCGACGTGTTCGAGCACGCAAATATTCGTGAGGCCATGGGAGCCCATCCCGGACTTCCGAAGGTGGGATACCTCTACATGCTCCAGACTCAGGGGCTGCTGCACGACACGTATCTTTACGGCGTGGACGTGAAGAAAATCCTGCCCACCATTTTGTCTCCCCTTGAGGTCATGGACGGAGCCATCGTTTCGGGCAACTGCGTTTCGGCCTGCGATAAAAACAGCACCTACGTCCACCTGAACAACCCCGTCATCGCCGACATGCTGAAACGACACGGGAAGGACTTCAATTTCGTGACCTGCATCGTCACGAACGAGAACGTCACGCTGGCGGACAAGCGCCGCAGCTCCGACTACGCCGTGAAGCTGGCCGCCATGCTGGGTCTTGACGGCATCGTCATCACGGAGGAAGGCTTCGGCAATCCCGACGCCGACCTGATCATGAACTGCTGGAAGGCGGAGCGGCTGGGGCTGAAAACGGCGCTCCTCACCGACGAGTACGCCGGACAGGACGGGGCGAGTCAGTCTCTGGCGGACTCCTGCGTCGAGGGCGACGCCTGTGTCACAGCGGGCAACGCCAACGAAGTCATCGTGCTGCCGCCGATGAAAAAAGTTCTGGGCGTCGTGGAAGAGGCGAACGTTATCGCCGGAGGCTGGCAGGGCTCTCTTGCCGCCGACGGGACCATAACGGTCGAACTTCAGGCCATTACGGGCGCGACCAGCGAGCTTGGCTACACGAAGCTCGGCGCTTATACGATTTAA
- a CDS encoding glycine/sarcosine/betaine reductase complex selenoprotein A — translation MGKLAGKKLLLLGERDGVPGPAMEACLKDSGAETIFSVTECFVUTAAGAMDLQNQQRVKDAADKFGTDCIVILGSSDAEGAEIYAETVSNGDPTYAGPLAGVSLGLPVYHVFDQTIRDECDPAAWEEQISMMEMVLEPEKLAAAVKGIRDQFSKNVL, via the coding sequence ATGGGTAAACTGGCAGGGAAGAAGTTGCTGCTTCTCGGAGAGCGCGATGGCGTTCCTGGACCGGCCATGGAAGCATGTTTGAAAGACAGCGGCGCCGAAACGATTTTTTCGGTGACCGAGTGTTTTGTCTGAACCGCCGCAGGGGCGATGGACCTGCAGAATCAGCAGCGCGTCAAGGACGCGGCTGACAAGTTCGGTACCGATTGCATCGTTATTCTCGGTTCTTCCGACGCCGAGGGCGCGGAAATTTACGCCGAGACCGTGAGCAACGGCGATCCGACCTACGCAGGGCCTCTTGCCGGAGTCTCGTTGGGACTCCCTGTATACCATGTTTTTGATCAGACGATACGTGACGAATGTGATCCTGCCGCCTGGGAAGAGCAGATCAGCATGATGGAGATGGTTTTGGAACCCGAAAAGCTGGCTGCAGCTGTGAAGGGTATTCGCGATCAGTTCAGCAAAAATGTTCTGTAA